A genomic region of Deinococcus misasensis DSM 22328 contains the following coding sequences:
- a CDS encoding ABC transporter substrate-binding protein encodes MKRIAISAALALSSAAFAAGGTLVYGSGGQPVSLESGNITDGNSIIVQRQIYDTLVDFADGSTKAIPGLATRWSSNKTATEWTFTLRKGVKFHDGSPFNADAVIFNVNRWWDPKFEFGYRDSGKTYEIWGQLMGGYKGEAASFLKSVTKVNDYAVKFTLTSPVTVFPDLIGSGYFGIASPKAIREQGAKYGTPASKPVGTGPFTFDSWKTGDRIVVKANKDYWSDKANVDEVVFRFITDRNQRLNELRAGTIDFTSDLDPQAAKGLKNDAKVDAVLKPSFNVGFISLNVRNEYLKNVKVRQAIAMAFDKKAIVQEFWGDLGVSNASFLPPVMNWANSKKVPADYKYDPAAAKKLLAEAGYPNGFSMDFWYMPVSRPYFPNPKDIAEAIAAELSGIGIKVNLKTKDWAQYLQDRNTAPFFDVYMIGWTGDYGDPDNFYSAYYGPSASDDSGYNPKELADLLEQGKAAKGQAAKARVYSKIHEITYNAYVRIPVVHSQPLAGKAKYVKGWVPSPLGSEAFNKITIDGKK; translated from the coding sequence ATGAAGCGAATCGCCATTTCTGCTGCTCTCGCCCTCTCCAGCGCTGCTTTTGCCGCTGGTGGGACCCTGGTTTATGGTTCGGGCGGTCAGCCAGTCAGCCTCGAATCCGGCAACATCACCGACGGCAACAGCATCATTGTGCAACGCCAGATTTACGACACCCTGGTTGATTTCGCTGATGGCAGCACCAAAGCCATTCCCGGTCTTGCCACCCGCTGGTCCTCCAACAAAACTGCCACCGAATGGACCTTCACCCTCCGCAAAGGCGTGAAATTCCACGACGGCAGCCCTTTCAACGCCGATGCGGTGATCTTCAACGTCAACCGCTGGTGGGATCCCAAGTTTGAATTTGGTTACCGCGACAGCGGCAAAACCTACGAAATCTGGGGCCAACTCATGGGCGGCTACAAAGGCGAAGCAGCCAGCTTCCTGAAGAGCGTCACCAAGGTCAATGACTACGCTGTGAAGTTCACCCTGACCAGCCCTGTGACCGTCTTCCCTGACCTGATCGGCTCTGGCTACTTTGGCATTGCCAGCCCCAAAGCCATCCGCGAACAGGGCGCCAAATATGGTACCCCTGCTTCCAAGCCTGTCGGAACCGGTCCTTTCACCTTTGACAGCTGGAAAACCGGTGACCGCATCGTGGTCAAAGCCAACAAAGACTACTGGTCCGACAAAGCCAACGTGGACGAAGTGGTCTTCCGCTTCATCACCGACCGCAACCAGCGCCTGAACGAGTTGCGTGCCGGAACCATCGACTTCACCTCTGATCTCGATCCTCAGGCCGCAAAAGGCCTCAAGAACGACGCCAAAGTGGACGCTGTTCTGAAACCCTCCTTCAACGTGGGCTTCATCAGCCTGAACGTGCGCAACGAGTACCTCAAAAACGTGAAGGTGCGTCAGGCCATTGCCATGGCCTTCGACAAGAAAGCCATTGTGCAAGAGTTCTGGGGCGACCTCGGTGTGTCCAACGCCAGCTTCCTGCCCCCCGTCATGAACTGGGCCAACAGCAAGAAAGTGCCTGCCGACTACAAGTACGATCCTGCTGCTGCCAAGAAACTGCTGGCAGAAGCTGGCTACCCCAACGGATTCAGCATGGACTTCTGGTACATGCCCGTCTCCCGTCCTTACTTCCCCAACCCCAAAGACATCGCTGAGGCCATTGCTGCAGAACTCTCGGGCATCGGCATCAAGGTCAACCTGAAGACCAAAGACTGGGCCCAGTACCTGCAAGACCGCAACACTGCTCCCTTCTTCGATGTGTACATGATCGGCTGGACCGGTGACTACGGCGACCCTGACAACTTCTACAGCGCTTACTACGGCCCGAGCGCCAGCGATGACTCTGGTTACAACCCCAAAGAACTCGCTGACCTGCTGGAGCAAGGCAAAGCTGCCAAAGGACAGGCTGCCAAAGCCCGCGTCTACAGCAAAATCCACGAAATCACCTACAACGCTTACGTGCGCATTCCTGTGGTGCACAGCCAGCCTCTGGCCGGCAAAGCCAAGTACGTGAAAGGCTGGGTCCCCAGTCCCCTCGGCTCTGAAGCCTTCAACAAAATCACCATCGACGGCAAAAAGTAA
- a CDS encoding ABC transporter permease translates to MTAYIFRRLFRMFTVLIGVTIVVFGFVRLIPGDPAVVMLGERANPQVVEAFRERLGLNKPIFINTQNPLDTQFFRFMGQVSKGDLGQGIKSQIPVADELKSRFPATVELSLGAMLFALLIGLPAGIIAALNRNKPLDNIAMTISLIGVSMPVFWLGLILVFFFSVQLGWLPPSGRLDPSINFDSITGMNLIDSLLHGRLDGFGSTLTHLILPSIALGTIPMAIIARITRSSMLEVLSQDYVRTATAKGLEHRKVVLKHALRNALLPVVTVIGLQVGLLLGGAILTETIFSWPGIGSWLAQGIFERDYPVIQGGIIFGALVISVVNLLVDVSYAYLDPRIHYS, encoded by the coding sequence TTGACTGCTTATATCTTCCGAAGACTGTTCAGAATGTTCACCGTGCTGATCGGGGTGACCATTGTGGTGTTCGGTTTCGTGCGACTGATTCCCGGTGATCCCGCCGTGGTGATGCTGGGAGAACGGGCCAACCCTCAAGTGGTGGAAGCCTTCCGAGAAAGGCTGGGCCTGAACAAACCCATCTTCATCAACACCCAGAATCCGCTGGACACCCAGTTTTTCCGCTTCATGGGACAGGTGTCCAAAGGGGACCTTGGGCAAGGCATCAAGAGCCAGATTCCAGTGGCCGATGAACTGAAATCCCGTTTCCCTGCCACTGTGGAATTGTCTCTGGGGGCCATGCTGTTTGCCTTGTTGATCGGACTTCCTGCGGGCATCATCGCAGCGCTGAACCGCAACAAGCCACTGGACAACATCGCCATGACCATCAGCCTGATTGGGGTCAGCATGCCTGTGTTCTGGCTGGGCCTGATTCTGGTGTTTTTCTTCTCGGTGCAACTGGGTTGGCTTCCCCCGAGTGGTCGTCTGGACCCCAGCATCAACTTTGACAGCATCACCGGCATGAACCTGATTGACAGCCTGCTGCATGGTCGTCTGGATGGTTTCGGCAGCACCCTCACCCACCTGATTTTGCCGTCCATTGCTCTGGGCACCATTCCAATGGCGATCATCGCCCGCATCACCCGTTCCAGCATGCTGGAGGTCCTCAGTCAGGATTACGTGCGCACTGCCACCGCAAAGGGTCTTGAACACCGCAAAGTAGTACTCAAACACGCCCTGCGCAATGCTTTGCTCCCTGTGGTGACCGTGATTGGTCTACAAGTCGGCTTGCTGCTGGGCGGAGCCATCCTGACCGAAACCATTTTCTCGTGGCCCGGCATCGGTTCATGGCTGGCACAGGGCATCTTCGAGCGTGACTATCCCGTGATTCAGGGAGGCATCATCTTCGGTGCTCTGGTGATTTCTGTGGTGAACCTGCTGGTGGATGTCAGTTACGCCTACCTCGACCCCAGGATCCATTACTCGTGA
- the rdgB gene encoding RdgB/HAM1 family non-canonical purine NTP pyrophosphatase yields the protein MKVIIATGNPGKVKEIGLAIAPLGWEALSLKDFQLEMPEETETTYEGNALLKSRAICNATGIAALADDSGLEVEALGNEPGVYSARYGGDLPSDQARYELLLKNLGANTHRKAKFVSVVVVSHPDGTDEFYRGEVEGYITREPRGSGGFGYDPVFFVPDYGCTMAELTPEEKHAISHRGRALKALIAAHP from the coding sequence ATGAAAGTGATCATTGCCACCGGAAACCCCGGCAAAGTCAAGGAAATCGGTCTGGCCATTGCCCCTCTGGGCTGGGAAGCCCTCAGCCTCAAAGATTTTCAACTGGAGATGCCAGAGGAAACCGAAACCACCTACGAGGGGAACGCCCTGCTCAAATCCAGAGCCATCTGCAACGCCACAGGGATTGCTGCTCTGGCAGACGATTCTGGCCTTGAAGTGGAAGCCCTTGGGAATGAACCCGGTGTGTACAGTGCCCGTTATGGTGGCGATCTGCCCAGCGATCAGGCCCGTTATGAACTCCTCCTGAAGAACCTTGGAGCCAACACCCACCGCAAAGCCAAATTTGTGAGCGTGGTGGTGGTCTCTCATCCAGACGGCACGGACGAGTTTTACCGGGGCGAAGTGGAGGGTTACATCACCCGTGAACCCAGAGGCTCGGGCGGTTTTGGTTACGATCCAGTCTTTTTTGTGCCCGATTACGGTTGCACCATGGCCGAACTGACCCCTGAAGAAAAACATGCGATTTCGCACCGGGGCCGGGCTTTGAAAGCCCTGATCGCTGCCCACCCTTGA
- a CDS encoding oxidoreductase, translated as MSQQPWTIHQMPSQQNKTFIVTGANSGIGLEAVKVLAARNATVVLAVRNTQAGEEVAANLRKQHPQAELQVMPLDLADLKSIQAFAQMFMQKHRKLDVLINNAGIMAIPRRTTRDGFEMQLGTNHLGHFALTGLLMPVLLSTPHSRIVNVSSRAHVIGRMNFRDLMGQKRYSPWPAYGQSKLANLLFTLELQRQLKMAQSSTLAVSCHPGWAATNLQYVAPKMSGSSFMMQLNQLANRLFAQPADQGALPTLFAATSDTIRGGEYIGPHKDTKGHPVPVKANPRAYDLQSARTLWTISEDLTRVQYSFRVPVGR; from the coding sequence ATGAGCCAACAACCCTGGACCATCCATCAGATGCCTTCTCAACAGAACAAAACCTTCATTGTGACCGGAGCCAACAGCGGAATTGGGCTGGAAGCCGTCAAAGTTCTGGCTGCAAGAAATGCAACCGTTGTGCTGGCTGTACGCAACACGCAAGCCGGAGAAGAGGTGGCAGCCAACCTCCGCAAACAACATCCACAAGCTGAGTTGCAAGTCATGCCTCTGGACCTTGCAGACCTGAAAAGCATTCAAGCCTTTGCCCAGATGTTCATGCAAAAACACCGCAAACTGGACGTGCTGATCAACAATGCAGGCATCATGGCCATCCCCAGACGCACCACCAGAGATGGTTTCGAGATGCAACTCGGGACCAACCACCTCGGGCACTTTGCCCTGACAGGGCTTCTGATGCCTGTGCTCCTCTCTACACCCCATTCCAGAATTGTGAACGTCAGCAGCCGTGCCCATGTGATTGGACGCATGAATTTCAGGGACCTGATGGGTCAAAAAAGATACTCTCCTTGGCCCGCATATGGCCAGAGCAAACTCGCCAACTTGCTGTTCACGCTGGAATTGCAACGGCAACTCAAAATGGCCCAGAGCAGCACTCTGGCGGTCAGTTGCCATCCCGGATGGGCTGCCACCAACTTGCAATATGTAGCACCCAAAATGAGTGGTTCCAGCTTCATGATGCAACTCAACCAACTCGCCAACCGTCTGTTTGCTCAACCTGCCGATCAAGGGGCACTGCCCACCCTGTTTGCAGCCACCTCAGACACCATTCGGGGTGGGGAATACATCGGACCCCACAAAGACACCAAGGGACATCCAGTGCCAGTCAAAGCCAATCCCAGAGCGTACGACCTGCAATCTGCAAGAACCCTCTGGACCATCTCTGAAGACCTGACCCGGGTCCAGTATTCGTTCCGGGTTCCGGTTGGCAGATGA
- the rph gene encoding ribonuclease PH produces MPRTSRGTLELRPLKISRKVNRYAEGSCLIEMGHTKVLVTATLEKKVPFHVKGTKQGWLMAEYNLLPRATHERISRERVANGGRTQEIQRLMGRAFRSCVDLGAFRDQTIIIDADVIQADGGTRVASIIGGYVALHDLTERLFNSGKITDWALTHEIGAISVGMVDGEIRVDLDYQEDVKAEADLNIIATGSGQLIEVQGGTEKDPIDKNKFAEMVEIGVLSVQDIVKIVKEQL; encoded by the coding sequence ATGCCTAGAACGTCCCGTGGCACGCTGGAATTGCGTCCCCTGAAAATTTCCCGCAAAGTGAACCGTTATGCCGAGGGCAGTTGCCTGATCGAAATGGGCCACACCAAGGTGCTGGTCACCGCCACCCTCGAAAAGAAAGTGCCCTTCCACGTGAAAGGCACCAAACAGGGCTGGCTGATGGCCGAGTACAACCTGCTGCCCAGAGCCACCCACGAGCGCATTTCCAGAGAGCGGGTCGCCAACGGTGGACGCACACAGGAAATCCAGCGTCTGATGGGCCGGGCATTCCGTTCCTGCGTGGACCTCGGGGCTTTCCGTGACCAGACCATCATCATTGATGCCGATGTGATTCAGGCCGATGGAGGCACCCGTGTGGCGTCCATCATTGGGGGTTACGTGGCTTTGCATGACCTGACCGAACGGCTGTTCAACTCGGGGAAAATCACCGACTGGGCGCTCACCCATGAAATTGGGGCCATCAGTGTGGGCATGGTGGATGGCGAAATCCGCGTGGACCTCGACTATCAGGAAGATGTCAAAGCCGAGGCAGACCTGAACATCATCGCCACAGGCAGCGGTCAACTGATCGAAGTGCAAGGTGGCACCGAGAAAGACCCCATCGACAAAAACAAATTTGCTGAGATGGTGGAAATTGGTGTCCTGAGCGTGCAGGACATCGTGAAAATCGTCAAAGAACAACTGTAA
- a CDS encoding TetR/AcrR family transcriptional regulator, which yields MPQTRPTPKTTSQDRRAAILQAVLELIAERGFHDTPMSMITQRSRASAGIIYHYFENKDEMIHALYTEVKLSYSRALVQHHPEQLPPAQAFRQIWLNGYQYHRDHPKETLFLEQFENSPYFQKHGEIKEAEDALNQMLDIFSGPEGRLKALPLEVLWEMSLGVAARVARTEHLTGSLSLDQQQLEQIADACWLAVSES from the coding sequence ATGCCTCAGACCCGCCCAACCCCCAAAACCACTTCACAGGACAGGCGAGCGGCCATTTTACAGGCTGTACTGGAACTCATTGCCGAAAGGGGATTTCACGATACACCCATGTCCATGATCACCCAGCGTTCCAGAGCCAGTGCAGGCATCATCTACCACTACTTCGAAAACAAAGACGAGATGATCCATGCCCTTTACACCGAAGTCAAACTCTCTTACAGCCGCGCTCTGGTCCAACACCATCCAGAGCAGTTGCCACCTGCGCAGGCGTTCCGGCAAATCTGGCTGAATGGTTACCAGTACCATCGGGACCATCCCAAAGAGACCCTCTTTCTGGAGCAGTTTGAAAACTCTCCTTATTTTCAGAAACATGGAGAAATCAAAGAGGCAGAGGATGCTTTGAACCAGATGCTGGACATTTTCTCTGGTCCTGAAGGTCGCCTCAAGGCTTTGCCACTTGAAGTGTTGTGGGAGATGTCTCTGGGTGTGGCTGCCCGGGTGGCCCGCACCGAACACCTGACCGGAAGCCTCAGTCTGGACCAGCAACAACTGGAACAGATTGCAGATGCTTGCTGGCTTGCCGTTTCTGAATCCTGA
- a CDS encoding ABC transporter permease: MTAVTNTTPPKKAQSVFWKRFKKSSPGKVGAVVVLIWVLIALIGPILKPYDPTTDRSFRDRQQPPSIMALWDTELKEKLTDENGKVNYFKHPFGTDNLGRDVAVRVLHGSRISLQIGLAATVLAMLVGSLLGIISGYFGKWVDNTIGWFTDILLAFPGILLAIAVSAIRPPDISATAALYLTMVAVSVVQIPVYVRLARGVVIGIKEREFIQAATALGAPTNQIIFKHVLPNSLTPLIVQGSLSIATATLEAAALGFLGLGAQPPFPEWGTMIADSKDLYQSAPWTMIFPGLAILTWVLGFNLLGDGLRDVLDPRSNH; this comes from the coding sequence ATGACTGCAGTCACCAACACAACCCCACCCAAAAAAGCCCAGAGCGTGTTCTGGAAACGTTTTAAGAAGTCCAGCCCCGGCAAAGTCGGTGCTGTGGTGGTGCTCATCTGGGTTTTGATCGCCCTGATTGGACCCATCCTGAAGCCCTACGATCCCACCACCGACCGTTCCTTCCGGGACCGCCAGCAACCCCCAAGCATCATGGCCCTGTGGGACACCGAACTGAAGGAAAAACTCACCGATGAAAACGGCAAGGTGAATTACTTCAAGCATCCGTTTGGCACCGACAACCTCGGGCGTGATGTGGCGGTGCGGGTGCTGCACGGCTCACGCATCTCTTTGCAAATCGGTCTGGCCGCCACCGTGCTGGCCATGCTGGTGGGAAGCCTGCTCGGGATCATCTCGGGTTACTTTGGCAAGTGGGTGGACAACACCATCGGATGGTTCACCGACATTTTGCTGGCCTTTCCGGGCATTTTGCTCGCCATTGCGGTCTCAGCCATCCGTCCGCCAGACATCAGCGCCACAGCAGCCCTGTACCTGACCATGGTGGCGGTGTCGGTGGTGCAAATTCCGGTGTACGTCCGTCTGGCACGGGGTGTGGTCATCGGCATCAAAGAGCGCGAGTTCATTCAGGCAGCCACCGCTCTGGGAGCCCCCACCAACCAGATCATTTTCAAACATGTGCTGCCCAACAGCCTGACCCCCCTGATTGTGCAAGGGAGCCTTTCGATTGCCACCGCCACCCTTGAAGCTGCCGCTCTGGGCTTCCTTGGTCTGGGTGCACAGCCTCCCTTCCCCGAGTGGGGCACCATGATTGCAGACTCCAAGGACCTGTACCAGAGTGCCCCCTGGACCATGATTTTTCCCGGTCTGGCCATCCTGACCTGGGTGCTGGGTTTCAACCTGCTGGGAGATGGTCTGCGCGACGTGCTGGACCCCAGAAGCAACCACTGA
- a CDS encoding VanW family protein, producing MKHTPLQKASLPVLVLLASLTSALAQNDASEPEPQTQQEEQKPSGETEKPEAQKPEPKLDFKLILKVNEYRIRSGKLENFVIVKSFKLDNNLIERSEKYKKISSNLRPDLEKVYKQLNARGPKEALFSNKEGNWWAEQQSGWKVDEKATEEKLLDAIMSDKPSSELVVERTSPKRSVQKFADQGILYHFGGGESSFKGSPSFRVTNIVNGASKINEQYIEAGKEFDFNKTVGDISKANGFVPGYVILGDKLGMEDGGGICQVSTTIFRAAYESGLPITERHYHSYWVHYYDPVGYEATVYSPVKNLKFKNDTGTNLFIQAKWDTAKQTLRFDLFGPKPDRKVEVGKSQISNVKPPAGPQYVADASVPRGGIRQIDSAQKGVTVVIDRTVKYDNGEVKKDSIKSIYKPWGNIFAVHPEDPRAKE from the coding sequence ATGAAACACACCCCATTGCAAAAAGCTTCCCTTCCTGTGCTGGTTTTGCTGGCTTCCCTCACCTCTGCTCTGGCCCAGAACGATGCCTCCGAACCAGAGCCCCAAACCCAGCAGGAAGAACAAAAACCCTCTGGTGAAACCGAAAAACCAGAGGCCCAGAAGCCCGAACCCAAACTGGACTTCAAGCTGATCCTGAAAGTCAACGAGTACCGGATTCGCTCTGGGAAGCTGGAAAACTTTGTGATTGTGAAGTCTTTCAAACTGGACAACAACCTGATCGAGCGCTCTGAGAAATACAAAAAGATCTCCAGCAACCTGCGCCCGGATCTGGAAAAAGTGTACAAGCAACTCAATGCCCGAGGGCCCAAAGAAGCCCTGTTTTCCAACAAGGAAGGCAACTGGTGGGCCGAACAGCAATCGGGCTGGAAGGTGGATGAAAAAGCCACCGAAGAAAAACTGCTGGATGCCATCATGTCCGACAAGCCCAGCAGTGAACTGGTGGTCGAGCGCACCTCTCCCAAACGTTCGGTGCAGAAGTTTGCCGATCAGGGCATCCTGTACCACTTCGGAGGAGGGGAGTCCAGTTTCAAAGGAAGCCCGAGTTTCCGGGTCACCAACATCGTCAATGGGGCCTCCAAAATCAACGAGCAGTACATCGAGGCAGGCAAGGAGTTTGACTTCAACAAAACCGTTGGGGACATCAGCAAAGCCAATGGTTTTGTGCCCGGTTATGTGATTCTGGGCGACAAACTCGGGATGGAGGACGGAGGAGGCATCTGTCAGGTGTCCACCACCATTTTCCGTGCTGCTTACGAATCGGGTCTGCCCATCACCGAGCGGCATTACCACTCTTACTGGGTGCACTACTACGACCCTGTGGGTTATGAGGCCACCGTTTACAGCCCGGTGAAAAACCTCAAATTCAAGAACGACACCGGAACCAACCTGTTCATTCAGGCCAAATGGGACACAGCCAAACAAACCCTGCGTTTTGACCTGTTCGGCCCCAAACCTGACCGCAAGGTGGAGGTCGGCAAATCCCAGATCTCCAACGTCAAGCCTCCTGCTGGACCCCAGTACGTTGCAGATGCCAGTGTGCCCAGAGGAGGCATCCGCCAGATCGACAGTGCCCAGAAGGGCGTGACGGTGGTGATTGACCGCACCGTGAAGTATGACAACGGAGAGGTCAAAAAGGACTCCATCAAGAGCATTTACAAGCCCTGGGGGAACATTTTTGCGGTGCACCCAGAGGATCCTCGGGCCAAGGAGTAA
- a CDS encoding antibiotic biosynthesis monooxygenase family protein: protein MITVANRIFVHPEYAEQFEERFKNRARQVDQMPGFLRNMVLKPAKPGDPYVVLTLWESQEAFKAWTESEAFKQGHARSGTLPREAFSGPNQLEVHEVILDSLE, encoded by the coding sequence ATGATCACTGTTGCCAACCGCATTTTTGTCCACCCCGAGTACGCAGAGCAATTCGAGGAGCGTTTCAAAAACCGTGCCCGTCAGGTGGACCAGATGCCTGGTTTCCTTCGAAACATGGTGCTGAAACCCGCCAAACCCGGCGATCCTTATGTGGTTTTGACCCTCTGGGAAAGTCAGGAGGCCTTCAAGGCTTGGACGGAATCGGAAGCCTTCAAACAGGGACATGCCCGCAGTGGCACCCTGCCCAGAGAGGCGTTCTCTGGCCCCAACCAGTTGGAAGTCCATGAAGTGATTCTGGACTCTCTGGAGTGA